In Desulfovibrio desulfuricans, the genomic stretch GGCAAGCTGTTCCGCGACAAATTCGGCATGTCATAGGCTTTTTCCGCCGCTGGCGGGATGTGCCTGCGGGCACGGGCTGGCAGCCCGTGCCCCCGCCGGATGAATAGAGCCTGAACCAAGGGAGAAGGCATGAACTCTGTGCGTGTAGACAAAGCGCGGCTGCAAAACCGCATGGAAGCAATATCTGCATTCGGGGCAACTGCGGGCGGCGGCGTCACCCGGCTGGCCCTGTCCGATGCAGACAAAGACGCCCGGCAGCAACTCAGCGCATGGCTGAAGGAGCTGGACTGTGAAATCCATGTGGACGGCATGGGCAACATCTTTGCCGTGCTGCCGGGCAAGGACAGAAGCCTGCCCCCGGTTATGACAGGCTCTCACGGCGATTCCCAGCCGCTCGGCGGACGTTTTGACGGCATGCTGGGCGTTGTGGCTGGCGTGGAGGTTGTGAGCGCCCTGCGCGAAGCGGGCGTAACCCTGTTGCGCGATCTGGTGGTGGCCGACTGGACCAACGAGGAAGGTTCCCGCTTCACCCCCGGCTGCTCCGGCTCCGGAGTATGGGCTGGCAAGCTGGCGCAACAAGATATGTACGCCCTCAAAGACCAGCAAGGCCTTACCCTTGGCGGGGAGCTTGCACGCATCGGCTTCCGGGGCGATTCCAGTTATTTCCCCCGCCCTGTACATGCGGTCTTTGAACTGCACATAGAACAGGGGCCTGTGCTGGAAGAGAAAAGCATCCCCATCGGCATACCACAGGGCATTGTGTGCCTGCGCTGGTACAATGTGCGCGTGCAGGGCGTGCCGAACCATGCCGGGCCAACGCCCATGACCAGCAGGCACGATGCCATATACGCCTTTTCGCTCATGGCGGCGCGCATCTTTGAGATCGCCCGCAGTTCCGGCCAGGTGGTTGCCACTGTAGGCGAAGTGCATGCTTCGCCCAACTCGCGCAACGTCATTGCCGGGGATGTGCAGTTCACCATCGACGTGCGCGGCTGGGACGAAGCCGCCACAGATGATGTGTGCCAACGCATCGAGGCCGCGCTGGCAGAGGCCGCGCAGCAGGCGGGGTGTGAGGTTACGCCCGAACGCATCTGGCAGGTTTCGCGCGTGCCCTTTGACCAGCGCCTGCGCGGAATGGTGCGCGAGGCCGCGACCAACCTTGGCCTGCCCTGCCTGGACATGGTCTCCGGAGCATCGCACGACATGATCTATATTGCCCAGGTTGCGCCGGGAGCCATGATATTTGTGCCCAGTATGGGGGGACGCAGCCATGCCGAGGTAGAAAATACCTCGTGGGAAGACTGCGCGGCAGGCGCTGACGTGCTGTTGCACTGCCTGATGCGCGCGGGCAACGAGCCCGGCTAAGGCAATTTCAAGCCACAAAATTTTACGGGGGAGGGGTCTATCTCCTCCCCTGCGCCCTCGCATCTTCATTTCTGCCGCAAGTCATTCAGGGATATTTCTGCCAGAATGGAAACGACCTCCCCCTGCCCCAAGAGGCGCATTGCCCAGCAAGGCTTTGCCGTGTATGCTTGCCGCTCGCCGAACAGCTTCGGCAGGAACCCGCGTAAAGGACTACAATGCAGAAAGTGACCATTCATACTGACGGCTCATGTCTGGGCAATCCCGGCCCCGGCGGCTGGGCCGCCGTACTCAAACTTGATGATCAGGACTACCGCAAGGAATTTGCCGGAGGCTACAAGCTGACCACCAACAATCGCATGGAAATCCTGGCGGTTGTGGAAGCCCTCAGCCAGTTGCAAAGCCCCTGCGAAGTCGAGCTCTACTCCGACTCAAAATACGTGTGCGACAGCATTGAGAAGCGCTGGGTCTGGGGCTGGCAGAAAAAGGGCTGGATCAAGAGCGACAAAAAACCCGCCCTCAATGTGGATCTGTGGAAACGCCTGCTTCCCCTGCTTTCCACCCACAAGGTGCGTATGCGCTGGCTGAAAGGCCATGCCGGGCACCCTGAAAACGAACGTTGCGACGTTCTGGCCCGCGCAGAAGCTGGCCGCAGGGATCTGCCCCCCGACACGGGCTATAATCCCTAGCCACGACAAATCTCCGTTTTTGCCCTTGCGGGCGTACCCGCAGGGGCGCACAACTACTTGACTGCTCCGCATTTCAGCTTCCGGCAGTACCAACCCCACCAGCATGACAGCAACTTCCCCTGATACCGCACTCACACTCGCAAGCCTCTGGCATTCCCTTGGCTGGCCTTTGCTGCGTCTGCTGCTGGGGCTGGCGGTGGGTTTGCTTGTGGCAAACCTGCTGGAGGCCCTGCGCTGGACGCGCCATCTTGCCCGGCTTGCCGCGCCTCTGGCCCAGGCCGCCCATCTGCGCGAAGTTGCGGGCGCGAGTTTTTCGCTGGCCTTTGTGTCCCCCGCCGCCGCCAACGGCCTGCTTTCAGATAGCCACAATCTGGGCGAGCTTTCGAGCAACGAACTTATGCTGGCAAACCTGTTCAACAGCCTGCCAGCCTATCTTGTGCACACGCCCACCATTTTTCTGCTCACATGGCCGGTACTGGGCACTCCTGCTCTTGTATACGTGGGGCTTACATTTATTGCCGCCGCTGGGCGCACGGGTTTTACCGTTGTACTTTCACGCTGGCTGCTGCCGCCGCCTCCGCCGGGCTGTATTGCCTGCCAGAACATCAAGCAGGCGGGCACCTCCTGGCGCGATGCCCTGAACAAGGCCTGGCGGCGCTTTTTGCGGCGTCTTCCCAAACTGGTGTACTTCACGGCACCCATTTACGTGCTTATGTTCTGCATGCAGCGCTATGGCTATTTTGCGCTGGCAGAGGCATGGCTCGCCGATCACATGGGCTGGCTCTCATTTTTGAAGCCGCAGGCCATGGGCATAATTGTGCTGCATCTTGCGGCGGAGCTTGGCGCGGCACTCGGCGCTGCGGGCAGCGTGCTGCAAACTGGCGGGCTTTCGCCGCGCGATGTGGTGCTGGCCCTCATGGTGGGCAATATCCTTTCCACACCCATGCGGGCCATACGCCACCAGTTGCCATCCTATGCGGGCTTTTTCCGCCCGGCGCTGGCCCTGCGGCTTATCCTCGCCAATCAGGGGCTGCGGGCCGCCAGTATGACTGTTGTGACCCTCGTTTACTACTTCTGCACATAAGGACAAAACATGAGCACCCTTCCTGAACTTGAAGAAGTGCAAGAAGACTTCAACATGGGTATTATCTGCGCCCAGCAGGTGCTGGCTCACTTTGCCGACAGGCTTGGCCTGACAGAAGAAACAGCCCTGCGCATTGCCTCGGCCTTCGGCTCCGGCATGGGCAAGGCTGAAGTGTGCGGCTGTGTTTCCGGCTCGCTCATGGTGCTAGGCATGCTGCATGGCCCAAGCGGCCCTTGTTCGCGCCCGCAAAAGGACGCCTTTTACGCCCGGCGCGATGCCTTTACCGGGGCTTTTGCCAAGGCTCACGGCAGCTTGCAATGCCGGGGAGTTCTGGGGCATGACATTACCACGCCCGAGGGCATGGCCGCTGTCAAACAGAACAATCTTTTCATCAAAACCTGTGCGCCGCTGGTTTGCCACACCTGCGCGCTGCTCGAAGAATACCTCTAGGAGTATTGCATGACTGACACCGCCACCCCGGCTACCGATGCCCAGGCAACCGAGGCCGCAGCCGCCCCCGCCGCGCACGCCGCTCATGTTCAGGTAGTCAAGCCGGAACACACGGGAGCCCGCGTAACCGTACTGGTGCAGCCGGAAGAAAAATACCTTTCCCTGCCCCGGCCCAAGACCTCGCGCCAGCTGCTTGCAGCACTTGGCCTTGCCGAGGAAACAGCCCTTGTGGCCCGCAACGGCCAGCTGCTTACGCCTGACCGCCACATCTGGCCCAACGACGATCTGCTGGTGCGCAAGGTAGCCTCTTCGGGCTAGGCCCGACCTTGCCGCGCCAAGAGGAAAATGGTACCCGCAACATATGCTGAACCTAGACCTTTCCCAGGTGCTGAGCACCCTGGCAGTAGCCGCTGTACCCGCTCTTCTGGGCATCATTCTGCATGAAGTGGCCCACGGATGGGTGGCCTACCGCTGCGGCGACCCCACCGCCAAATACATGGGGCGGCTGACCCTGAACCCCCTGCCGCACATTGACCCCATGGGACTGCTGGCCTTTGTGCTCACCAGCCTTTCCGGAAGCTTTGTTTTTGGTTGGGCCAAGCCTGTTCCGTTCAATCCCCGCTACTTCCGCAATCCCGCAAAAGACATGATGCTGGTGGCTCTTGCCGGGCCGCTCACAAACTTCCTGCTGGCAGGGCTTTTTGGCGTTTTGCTGTGGGCGGTGCTGCATATTTTTCCGCCGCAACAATGGATGGACAGCACAAGTTACGTCTTTGCGCTCAAGACCATCCAGACGGGCGTAATCATTAATTTCGGGCTGGGCTGGCTCAATCTGATGCCCATTCCTCCGCTGGACGGCAGCAAGGTTGTGGCCTATTTTCTGCCCCCAAACGCCGCATATCGTTACCTGAGTGTGGAGCGTTACGGATTTGTCATTCTTTTGTTGTTGCTGTTCACCGGGGCGCTTGGGCTTGTGCTTGGGCCGCTGGTCAGCGGCAGCGCCCTTGGCCTGCTGTCGCTGCTGGGCATCATTTAGGCAACCTTGCCTTTGAGAAGGCATTTTCTTAGGTATGGCCGCACCCGCTGGCAAACGCGCCGCGCACAACGAGGCTTGCAGTGAAATTCGTTGCCGTTGATTACGGTCTGGCCCGCACGGGCCTTGCCGCATCCGACCCTGAGGGTCGGCTGGCCTTTCCGCTGGCTACCTTGCGGCTTGAGGATTTCACCGACCGCAAGGCCTTTCTGGCCGCCCTTGCCGAGCGCATTGCCGAGGCCGGGGCAGAAGCGGTGGTGGTAGGTTTGCCCCTGACCCTTGATGGGGAAGAAACTATGACCACGCGCCAGATACGCAACGTAACCGAACGCCTCAAGCGCCGGGTGCCGCTGCCTTTTTTCTTTATGATTGAGGCGCTGAGTTCCGAGGAAGCCTGGGCCGACCTGCGCGAGGCCGGCCTGAAAATGCGCAAACGCAAGGCAGTGCTTGACCAGCAGGCCGCTGTGCGCATTCTTTCTTCCTTTCTTTCGCTTGCGCCCCAAGACCGGAGACCCGCATGAAAACACTGTTGCGCGCGCTGGGCCTGCTGCTTTTGCTGGCCCTCGCAGGCGGAGGATGGGTGGCTTACGAGGCTCACACCTTCCTCACCACCGCACCGGAAACCCCAGGCCGCGATGTTTTTTTTGACGTTCCCGCCGGGGCGCGTCTGGCGCAGGTAAGCGCAGGGCTGGTCAAGCAGGGGGTTGTGACCGACGCCCGCAAGCTCGACCTGCTGGCCCGCTATAAAAAATGGGAAAACCGCCTCCAGGCTGGCAGATTCGCTCTCAATACCGGCTGGCTGCCGGAAAAGGTGCTGGACGAACTGGTCAACGGGCACCCCGTGCTGTACCGCGTCACCGTGCCGGAAGGCCTCACATGGTGGCAGACGGGCAAGGTGCTGGAAGAAGCCGGGCTTGTGGTTTTTGACGACTTTCGCAAGGTCGTGACCGACCCGGACTTTCTGCGCCATTACGGCATCCCCTTTGCCACGGCTGAGGGTTTTTTGATGCCGGATACGTATCTGCTCAAAAAGAATGACGTTGTCGATCTGGCGCAGGCCAAGGCCGTTGCCGGGCGCATGGTGGACAACTTCTGGCGCAAGACCGCCAGCGTGTGGCCCGATGGCAAAAAACCGGGGCCGAGCCAGACCGAACAGCTCAAAACTTGGGTTATCCTTGCTTCCATTGTGGAAAAGGAAACAGGCATAGACGCAGAACGCGCCCGCGTGGCCGGGGTCTACCAGAACCGCATTAACAAGGGCATGCTGCTCCAGGCCGACCCCACAGTGATTTACGGCCTTGGCCCCAACTTTGACGGCAACCTGCGCCGCCGCGATCTGGACGATCCCAACAACCTTTACAACACCTATCAGCGCCCCGGCCTGACGCCAGGCCCCATCTGCTCGTTCGGCGCAGCGGCCCTTGCCGCAGCCGTCCGCCCCGAGGCGCACAACTATCTGTACTTTGTGGCGAAATTTGATGGTGGCGAGCATGTTTTTTCCACCAACCTCAATGACCACAACAAGGCCGTGCGGCAGTATCTGCAAAACCGCCGCAATGCCAAGCCCGCCGCGCCCGACGCGCGCTGAGGAGGCCCCTGTGAAGTACCTCATCGTTGAAGACTTTTCTGGTCAGGAAGTGCCTTTCATCTTTCCGCGCCGCGTAGACCACAGTGACATGCGCGAACAGTTGCCCTACAGCCGCGTTGTTTCCGCCGGTTTTGTGGAACTGGGGCCAGAAGGTTTTGCCTGCTCCGGCGGCAACCCCGAGCTGCAACTCAAAGCCCGGCCAGAGGCAGACGCAGCCATCATTGCCGAGGCCCTGCGGCAACGCTGACAGCGCCTGGCGCAAGGCAATCCCTGCCGACACCCTATGGAGCGCAAGCATGCCCAAGCCGCAGCCGAGCATACCCGGCCTTGTCATAGGCGGCACGGGCAGTAATGCGGGCAAAACGACCTTTACCCTGTCCCTGCTCTGCGCCCTTCACGCTCGCGGGCTCATGGCACGCGCTGCCAAGACCGGGCCGGATTATATTGATGCGGCCTTTCATGCGGCGCTGACAGGCCAGCCCGCAGCTAATCTGGACACATGGATGTGCCGGGAAACCGCGCCGTCCCCTGCCGAACACCCGCTACCCGCAGGACGCATCCCCAGAGGGTTGGGACGCGTTTTTGAACGCATGTCCACAGGCTTTTCCCAGCATGAGGACGCGGGCGGCGCAAAGGCCGAGACAAATCCTTCCGCCAAGCCAGACCTGCTGGTGGTGGAAGGAGCCATGGGACTCTATGACGGAGGGCACCGTGGAGCGGGCAGCACTGCGCATCTGGCCTCCCTGCTGGGTCTGCCCGTGCTGCTGGTGCTCAACGCAGGCGGTATGGGGCAGTCCATTGCCGCGCTGGCAGAGGGATTTTTGCATCACCGCCCCGCATGGGCAGGAGGCCTGTCTGTCCGTTTTCTTGGCATGGTGTGCACCCATGTGGGCAGCGCCCGCCACGCCGATCTGCTGCGCCAGTCATTGGCACCCGTGACCAAGAGCGCTGGCGTGCCCCTCTTGGGCCTGCTGCCCCGGCAGGGTGCGCCGGAACTTCCCTCCCGGCATCTGGGGCTAGTGGAAGCGCGCGAGGCCCTGCCTGCGGTGGACAGGCAAGCCCTGACCCAGTGGGTTGAGCAGCACTGCGACCTGAACCGCATGCTCAAGTTGGCAGGCGTGCAGACGCCACGGCTGGCAGTCGATGCAGACAAGTCCGGCGCATCTGTGCCGGAAGTTGCCCGGCAAGCGCGATTATCCGAGGCACATGAGCCGCCGACAGACAGATTTTTCCCCCTTTCAGACGCACAAACGCAGCACCCACCTCGCCCCCAACGCAAGCGCAGGCCTGTTGTGGGCCTGGCATGGGACGAGGCTTTCAGCTTTTGTTATGCGGATCTGCCTGCCGTGCTGCACGAGCTTGGCGCGCGCATTGTCGCCTTTTCTCCACTGCGGGACGCCGCGCCGCCAGCCGAATGTTCTGGCCTGTACTTTCCCGGTGGCTACCCGGAACTGCATGCCCCCCGGCTCGCGGCCAACACGGCCATGCACGCCGCCCTGCACGGGCTGGCTGCACGCGGCATGCCCATGTACGGTGAGTGCGGGGGCTATATTTACCTTATGCAGTCCGTGCAGGTTGCAGGGCAAAGCCATGCCATGAGCGGCCTCCTGCCACGCAACTGCGCGCTTGGCGCAAGCAAGGCGGCTCTGGGCTACCGGGCCGCGCAGGCCGCGCCAGACTGGCCCGCGCTCAACCAGTCTGCAACCCGGCCCCTGTGGGTACGCGGGCACGAATTTCACTACGCGCAGGAAGAAGAAATACCCTTACCCTCTCCATGCCGTCCCCTGTGGAAGCTCTACGACAGCCAGGGCCGTTTTTTACGGGATGAAGGCTGCCGCCTCGGATCTGTCGCCGGATCATGGTTGCACTGCTATCCCGAAGGCTCCCGCCGCTTCTGGCGCGCATGGCTGCGCACTTGCGCCGCCCACCTTTCAGACACACGCCCTTGAGGATTTTATGGTTCACAACTCCACAGACAAAACCAGCGTTGACCTTGACCCGGCCTGCACACCCGCCGAGATTGAAAACCGCTCTTTCACCATCATAGATGCGGAAATTCCCGAACCGCGAGCCTTTAGCGGCTCACTCTGGCAGGTGGCCCGCCGCTGTGTCCACACCCTTGGCGATACGGATATCGTGGACGACCTGAGGCTGAGCGCCCAAGGCCTTGAAGCTGGCGTGAACGCCCTGCTCGCGGGCTGCACCGTGTATACTGATACCCGCATGGCCGCCGCTGGCCTGCCCATGCGCCGCCTTGATCCGCTGGGGGTAACGGTGACGCCCCTCATGGCGCTGCCCGGTCTTGCGGAGCTTGCCGCCAGCCGGGGTACCACACGCTCCCGCGCCGGGCTGGAGAGTATTGCGCAGGACATGGGCGGCAACATTGTGGTCATCGGCAATGCACCCACTGCCCTGCTGGGGCTTCTGGACGTGCTTGCGCAAGGCGCGCAGCCGCCTGCCCTCATAGTGGGTATGCCTGTGGGTTTTGTGAATGCGGCGCAGTCAAAGGAACTTCTGCGGCAAAGCCCCTGGCCCCACTTTACCCTGCTGGGCCGCAAGGGCGGCTCCGCCGTTGCGGCGGCCTGCATCAACGCGCTGGCGGACATTGCTCTTGCGCAGCGCGGCCTCACTCGGGTTGCGGCTCTTTAGATAAAGCACCGGGTAGCGGCTCTTTTCAGCAATAGTCTGAATCCTGGCTGGTTATTGAAAATGGGCATTCCCTGAACATGAACAAGTTCAGGGAATGCCCATCAGCTTTTGGCGGCTAAACCTTGGCGGGGACAGTCACACGGGCACGCGCTGCCATCTTTGCAGGTTTGAACTTGGACAATTCTTGCTATTTTTTTCATAGCGCGCTATTCATTCCATAGCGCGCGCAAGAACACTCACCCTTGCTTGCAGTTTCGCAAACCCTCGGAGCGTAAGCCGCAAGATCAAACGACAAGGAGCAAACCATGCCCGTCATCACCATAGCCATGCACAGCACAACGGAAGAAGTGAAGAAGAACCTGATTGAAGGCCTGACCGCAGCCGCAGTGGCGGCTACGTCCGTTCCGCAAGAAAAGTTCGTGGTATTTGTTGAGGAATACGCAACCGATGCCATCGGTCTGGGAGGCCGGACGCTCAAGGCCATCAAGGCCGCGCAGCAGTAGTCTGCGGCCCGATTATGCAGGAATCCCTGGGGGAGGCGGCTACGCGAGCCTTTTGCTGAGCAGTTCGCTCCAGCGTTCGGCCTCCTCCGGGGCCACTTCCATAGCCCAGGTGATGGCCCAGGCTCCAAATGGCTCCAGAAGGAGGCTCAACTCCACGCCCATGTCTGTCAGGGCATAGCCGTCATTGGTGGTGCACACGAGCTTTGCCTCGCGAAGTTCTTTCAAACGGCTGTTGAGCACCGCCGGGGATATGGATTCGCAGGCCTCCTGCAAGGCGCGGAATGTGGCCGGGCCCTTGCGCAGTTGCCAGATAACGCCCATGGCCCACCGCTTGCCCAGCAGGTCAAACAGCGCCATGAGCGGCACGCCGCTGCGGGAACCGCGAACAGGTTTACCTGGTGTGGGTATGCTCATTCTTCCGCCGCTTTAGCGCTGAACAATATGGTGCCATATCTGCAATTAACCTTGCTTGCGGGGCTTTTCAGCCTCATCTGCTGCGGAAGCATCCGCGGAGGCATCAACGGGCTTTGACGCATCTGCGGGGCTGGCTGCGCTGCCCGCAGGGCTTGCGTCAGCCGTATCTTCAGACGGATTTGCCGTGTCGGGGCTGATAATTTCCGCATCGGTCACATCGTCATCATGACCTGCGGTTCCATTGCGGTCAGCAGCGGCATCACCCGGTGCAGCTTCGGCGTCAAGGGCCGGGGGCAAGGCCTGTGCCTCGACCACATGCCCGCCAAGAGCCAGACGCTGCACCTCGTTTTGCGGCAGGGGTATGCAGCCCTTGTCCACCAGTACGATGCCCGTGCGTTCCAGCACTTCGCGCCGGTACTCATATTCCTGCTGCATGCGGTGATGCCGGTACACAAACCAGCGGTGCACCAGATAGCATACGGCAATAAGAGCGGCCAGACTGCCCGCAATCCAGGGGATATATTCGGCCAGCGCGCCGCCAAGGCGCATCAGGGCAGAGAAAGCCCCGTCCACAAAAAACAGTCCCGCGCCCAGCAGCATGATGCCCAGAAGCAAAACCACCGTGGGCGCATTGCGGATTATGGCATAGAAACGGCGCAGCCGTTCGGGAACCTGTTCATCGTCAGCAGTCTGCCCTGAACCCTGCCCGCCCTGTATGCTGTCCTCGCGTCCCAGATAGCGTGAAACCCAGGTGCCGGAGAGGTGGACAATGAGCATCAACCCCACAGGGGCCAGCACCGCGGCCACGGCCCAGCCAAACCAGGGAAAGCGCGCCAGCGGCGGGCCGCCGGGAACATCCGGCGCGGCATGCATGACGCCGTAAAAAAAAGAAATGCCGCCAACAATCATCTCTACAAAAAAGATGGCGACCATAAGATATATGAGCGCGTCCTTGTACGGGCCAGCGTACCAGGCTGCGCGATCCTGACGGCGGCCTTTATCCGCAGAAGATGCGGACTTGCCTTGCGTTTCGGATCCTTTATTCTCTGCTTTCTGCATTCGTTACCTCGGTCCCCAAAACATACGATGCGGCGCTTTTTCCCGCAAGCCCCCATACCCCGAAACAAGGATTTCACCGTGGCGCGCCGCTCTTGCCCAGAACGCGCATCTGGCTTACTTTGCCTGCATGCACACTGGGAGGTTCTCATGCATGTTCTGGTAACAGGCGCAGCGGGCTTTATTGGATACCATCTTTCCCAACGGCTTCTGGCCGATGGGCACAGCGTGGTGGGCGTTGATAATTGCAACGACTATTACGATGTGCAACTAAAAAAAGACCGTCTGGCCCAACTTGCCGCCATGCCTGAGGCGCAGCGCTTCCGCTTTGAACTTCTGGACATGGCCGATGGCCCGGCAATGGCCGCCCTGTTTGCCCGCGAAGGATTTACCCATGTGGTCAACCTTGCGGCGCAGGCTGGCGTACGATACAGCCTCCAGAACCCGGAATCGTACCTCAATGCCAACCTGCTGGGCTTTGGCCATATTCTTGAAGGTTGCCGCCAGAACAAGGTGGGGCATCTGCTTTTTGCCTCGTCTTCTTCCGTGTATGGCATGAACACGGCACGGCCCTACAGTGTGCACCATAATGTGGACCACCCGGTCAGCCTGTACGCCGCCACCAAGAAAAGCAACGAACTGATGGCCCATTCCTACAGCCATCTGTTCCGCATTCCCTGCACGGGATTGCGCTTTTTTACGGTATACGGCCCATGGGGCAGGCCGGACATGGCCCTGCACCTGTTCACCACCGCCATTGTGCGCGGCGAACCCATCAAGGTGTTCAATGAAGGGCGCATGCGCCGCGACTTTACCTATATCGACGACATCATCGAAGGCGTGGTGCGTCTGCTGCCCTTGGCCCCGCAGCCCGACCCGGACTTTGACCCTGAAAATCCCAACCCCGCCAGCAGCTCCGCGCCCTGGCGCATCTACAACATAGGCAACAACAATACGGTGGAACTCAACGATTTCATCAGCACCCTTGAAGACGCCCTTGGCATGAAGGCCCGCAAGGAGCTTCTGCCCATGCAGCCG encodes the following:
- the rnhA gene encoding ribonuclease HI — protein: MQKVTIHTDGSCLGNPGPGGWAAVLKLDDQDYRKEFAGGYKLTTNNRMEILAVVEALSQLQSPCEVELYSDSKYVCDSIEKRWVWGWQKKGWIKSDKKPALNVDLWKRLLPLLSTHKVRMRWLKGHAGHPENERCDVLARAEAGRRDLPPDTGYNP
- a CDS encoding tautomerase family protein: MPVITIAMHSTTEEVKKNLIEGLTAAAVAATSVPQEKFVVFVEEYATDAIGLGGRTLKAIKAAQQ
- a CDS encoding C-GCAxxG-C-C family protein, which produces MSTLPELEEVQEDFNMGIICAQQVLAHFADRLGLTEETALRIASAFGSGMGKAEVCGCVSGSLMVLGMLHGPSGPCSRPQKDAFYARRDAFTGAFAKAHGSLQCRGVLGHDITTPEGMAAVKQNNLFIKTCAPLVCHTCALLEEYL
- a CDS encoding site-2 protease family protein, producing MLNLDLSQVLSTLAVAAVPALLGIILHEVAHGWVAYRCGDPTAKYMGRLTLNPLPHIDPMGLLAFVLTSLSGSFVFGWAKPVPFNPRYFRNPAKDMMLVALAGPLTNFLLAGLFGVLLWAVLHIFPPQQWMDSTSYVFALKTIQTGVIINFGLGWLNLMPIPPLDGSKVVAYFLPPNAAYRYLSVERYGFVILLLLLFTGALGLVLGPLVSGSALGLLSLLGII
- a CDS encoding precorrin-8X methylmutase; amino-acid sequence: MVHNSTDKTSVDLDPACTPAEIENRSFTIIDAEIPEPRAFSGSLWQVARRCVHTLGDTDIVDDLRLSAQGLEAGVNALLAGCTVYTDTRMAAAGLPMRRLDPLGVTVTPLMALPGLAELAASRGTTRSRAGLESIAQDMGGNIVVIGNAPTALLGLLDVLAQGAQPPALIVGMPVGFVNAAQSKELLRQSPWPHFTLLGRKGGSAVAAACINALADIALAQRGLTRVAAL
- a CDS encoding M20 family metallo-hydrolase, with the protein product MNSVRVDKARLQNRMEAISAFGATAGGGVTRLALSDADKDARQQLSAWLKELDCEIHVDGMGNIFAVLPGKDRSLPPVMTGSHGDSQPLGGRFDGMLGVVAGVEVVSALREAGVTLLRDLVVADWTNEEGSRFTPGCSGSGVWAGKLAQQDMYALKDQQGLTLGGELARIGFRGDSSYFPRPVHAVFELHIEQGPVLEEKSIPIGIPQGIVCLRWYNVRVQGVPNHAGPTPMTSRHDAIYAFSLMAARIFEIARSSGQVVATVGEVHASPNSRNVIAGDVQFTIDVRGWDEAATDDVCQRIEAALAEAAQQAGCEVTPERIWQVSRVPFDQRLRGMVREAATNLGLPCLDMVSGASHDMIYIAQVAPGAMIFVPSMGGRSHAEVENTSWEDCAAGADVLLHCLMRAGNEPG
- the mltG gene encoding endolytic transglycosylase MltG, whose product is MKTLLRALGLLLLLALAGGGWVAYEAHTFLTTAPETPGRDVFFDVPAGARLAQVSAGLVKQGVVTDARKLDLLARYKKWENRLQAGRFALNTGWLPEKVLDELVNGHPVLYRVTVPEGLTWWQTGKVLEEAGLVVFDDFRKVVTDPDFLRHYGIPFATAEGFLMPDTYLLKKNDVVDLAQAKAVAGRMVDNFWRKTASVWPDGKKPGPSQTEQLKTWVILASIVEKETGIDAERARVAGVYQNRINKGMLLQADPTVIYGLGPNFDGNLRRRDLDDPNNLYNTYQRPGLTPGPICSFGAAALAAAVRPEAHNYLYFVAKFDGGEHVFSTNLNDHNKAVRQYLQNRRNAKPAAPDAR
- a CDS encoding cobyrinate a,c-diamide synthase; the encoded protein is MPKPQPSIPGLVIGGTGSNAGKTTFTLSLLCALHARGLMARAAKTGPDYIDAAFHAALTGQPAANLDTWMCRETAPSPAEHPLPAGRIPRGLGRVFERMSTGFSQHEDAGGAKAETNPSAKPDLLVVEGAMGLYDGGHRGAGSTAHLASLLGLPVLLVLNAGGMGQSIAALAEGFLHHRPAWAGGLSVRFLGMVCTHVGSARHADLLRQSLAPVTKSAGVPLLGLLPRQGAPELPSRHLGLVEAREALPAVDRQALTQWVEQHCDLNRMLKLAGVQTPRLAVDADKSGASVPEVARQARLSEAHEPPTDRFFPLSDAQTQHPPRPQRKRRPVVGLAWDEAFSFCYADLPAVLHELGARIVAFSPLRDAAPPAECSGLYFPGGYPELHAPRLAANTAMHAALHGLAARGMPMYGECGGYIYLMQSVQVAGQSHAMSGLLPRNCALGASKAALGYRAAQAAPDWPALNQSATRPLWVRGHEFHYAQEEEIPLPSPCRPLWKLYDSQGRFLRDEGCRLGSVAGSWLHCYPEGSRRFWRAWLRTCAAHLSDTRP
- a CDS encoding NAD-dependent epimerase, with product MHVLVTGAAGFIGYHLSQRLLADGHSVVGVDNCNDYYDVQLKKDRLAQLAAMPEAQRFRFELLDMADGPAMAALFAREGFTHVVNLAAQAGVRYSLQNPESYLNANLLGFGHILEGCRQNKVGHLLFASSSSVYGMNTARPYSVHHNVDHPVSLYAATKKSNELMAHSYSHLFRIPCTGLRFFTVYGPWGRPDMALHLFTTAIVRGEPIKVFNEGRMRRDFTYIDDIIEGVVRLLPLAPQPDPDFDPENPNPASSSAPWRIYNIGNNNTVELNDFISTLEDALGMKARKELLPMQPGDVESTWANIDDLTAATGFAPSTPLSEGIARFVAWYKEYYKI
- a CDS encoding winged helix-turn-helix transcriptional regulator, whose product is MSIPTPGKPVRGSRSGVPLMALFDLLGKRWAMGVIWQLRKGPATFRALQEACESISPAVLNSRLKELREAKLVCTTNDGYALTDMGVELSLLLEPFGAWAITWAMEVAPEEAERWSELLSKRLA
- the ruvX gene encoding Holliday junction resolvase RuvX, producing MKFVAVDYGLARTGLAASDPEGRLAFPLATLRLEDFTDRKAFLAALAERIAEAGAEAVVVGLPLTLDGEETMTTRQIRNVTERLKRRVPLPFFFMIEALSSEEAWADLREAGLKMRKRKAVLDQQAAVRILSSFLSLAPQDRRPA